The stretch of DNA AATTTGCTGCTGATGATCCATCGAAAAATAGAAAAATAATGCGGCCCAGGCTAATATCAGATTAACAAATGCGCCAGAAAAAAGGACAACTATTCTTACCCATACCGGCTTTTTGTCGAAGCAGTAAGGATAATCCTGCGGTTTTACAGGATGTATGCGAGAGTTCAGCAGCTTGACATAGCCCCCGAGCGGCCACATCGCCCAAACCCATTCCACTCCATTTTTGCGCCATTTGACAATAGGCTTTCCAAAACCAATAGAGATGGTTTCTATTTTGATGCCAAAAATCCTTGCCGCTATCGCATGACCCGCTTCATGTAAACCGACAACCAACAACAAAGTCAGAATAATTGCCAGCAGAGCAATAAGCATTCCCTACTCCTGCTTTTTTGTATTATCAACAACCAACTGCAACATTGGATGAGTGCGCCGGCCAGTCGATAATTCATGGCCTCTGCGGTATACTTCAAATATACGATAAGTTTGCATGGTATCTGTGTCAACCAATTCTACATCCTCGCCCGCCTCATCAACCAGTGTCACGGTCAGGTGCATTTCGCGAAACTGCTCTATATGATAGCGCTCTTTAAATAATTTCAATACACTCAATAAACTCTCAGCGGCTTCCTCACTGTTATGCTTCCCTTGGAAAATAATATCCATTTGATGCTCCTTAAAGGACAGTAAGAAGATACGATTTTTTATAGCCCTCTTGTTTAGCATAGGCCCAATTTGGAAATCTATGCCAGGACTACTGTTTATTTAACTCAGGATGGCAGTGAATCCAGCCTACTTCTTTTAACGGCCAACGTGAAAATCACTTGAGTAAATCCTTTAACTCATTTGTCTCTGTGCGAGTCAAGTCTGTAAATTCCCCCTTTTTTAGTTTACAATTCTGCATTATTTTGCTTTTTCTGATAAATCTATGGTGTTTGTTGCCTGTGGGCTCAATCATAAAACTGCTCCGCTCGACATTCGTGAGAAGATTGCTGTGTCGCCTGCTTTTCAGGATTCGATATTGCATCGCCTCATGTATTTGCCTGCAGTGAATGAAGCCGCCATACTTTCAACCTGCAATCGCACAGAAATCTACTGTGAAACAGACGATCCCGATTTACTGGTTCCCTGGATTGCCCGCGAACATCATCTTCACGCAGAAGAGCTCCAACCCTATTTTTATCTTCATCATGGCGAGGAAGGGGTCCGGCATACTCTAAGGGTAGCCAGTGGACTGGATTCGATGATGCTTGGAGAGCCGCAAATTCTTGGCCAGATGAAACAGGCTTATCATCATGCCTGCCAGGCTGGCACCATCAAATCCAATCTTCGATCCCTCTTTGAGTATGTTTTTAGCGCAAGTAAAAGGATTCGCAGCCGCAGCGGCATTGGCAGCAATCCGGTATCCATTGCCTACGCTGCAGTATTACTAATTGGCCAGCTATTTAGAAATTTCAGCGATTTACGCGTTTTCCTAATTGGTTCAGGGGAAACCTCTTCTCTGGTAGCAAAATATTTATACAAAGAAGGGGTAAGAAAATTTCTGGTGGCAAGCCGAACTCAGGAAAATGCCCGTCAACTGGCAGCCGCTTTTGCGGGTGAAGCATTGACCATCGGAGACATTCCCCAGTATCTTGCTTCGGCCGATATCGTTATTTCAGCCACTGCCTGTCCCTTGCCTTTTATAAATAAAAGCCTGGTAGAACACGCCCTGGCTCAAAGAAACCAGGCGCCTATGTTTTTTCTTGATCTGGCGGTTCCCCGTGATATTGAGGCTGATGTAGGCGAGCTGGCCAATACAGAACTTTATAATATTGATGATCTGCAGTTAATGATTGAGCATGGAATGAATGAACGTCGTACAGCAGCCTTGCAGGCTGAACAACTGATTGACTGCGAACTCGATAATTATATTCGCTGGCATCGTTCATTACGGGCCAAGGATATTATCTGCGGTTATCGTAATCACATGGAATCCTTGGCGCAGCAAGAGCTGGAGCGTGCCATTCATCAACTGTCTACAGGGCAGAATCAAAAAGAGGTTCTGGAAACTTTTTGCAACCGCATACTGAACAAACTCATTCATCAACCC from Legionella quinlivanii encodes:
- the hemA gene encoding glutamyl-tRNA reductase, whose product is MVFVACGLNHKTAPLDIREKIAVSPAFQDSILHRLMYLPAVNEAAILSTCNRTEIYCETDDPDLLVPWIAREHHLHAEELQPYFYLHHGEEGVRHTLRVASGLDSMMLGEPQILGQMKQAYHHACQAGTIKSNLRSLFEYVFSASKRIRSRSGIGSNPVSIAYAAVLLIGQLFRNFSDLRVFLIGSGETSSLVAKYLYKEGVRKFLVASRTQENARQLAAAFAGEALTIGDIPQYLASADIVISATACPLPFINKSLVEHALAQRNQAPMFFLDLAVPRDIEADVGELANTELYNIDDLQLMIEHGMNERRTAALQAEQLIDCELDNYIRWHRSLRAKDIICGYRNHMESLAQQELERAIHQLSTGQNQKEVLETFCNRILNKLIHQPTVGLRQAAWDNRQDLLDLAQYLFHNPVNQSSYEEIS